In Pseudoxanthomonas indica, the following are encoded in one genomic region:
- a CDS encoding YdcF family protein: protein MSSRVRRRRRTGAWGWLWRILLVLLLWLVGVAAYIVWVGNRDQAAPADVIIVLGAAAYDAKPSPVFEERIRHGIDLYKRGLASTLIFTGGYGGLGARFSEAQVGRRYALKQGVPEKAILIESVSRNTHENLRQAAALMQTHDLHRAIVVSDPLHMARALRISAELGIPAVGSPTPTTRFRTFATRWRFLLAEVYFFHRDRLPQAR, encoded by the coding sequence ATGAGCAGCCGTGTCCGTCGCCGCCGACGCACCGGCGCCTGGGGTTGGCTATGGCGAATCCTGCTGGTGCTGCTGCTGTGGTTGGTCGGCGTCGCCGCCTACATCGTCTGGGTGGGCAACCGCGACCAAGCGGCACCGGCCGACGTGATCATCGTGCTGGGTGCGGCGGCCTACGACGCCAAGCCCTCGCCGGTATTCGAGGAACGCATCCGCCACGGCATTGACCTGTACAAGCGGGGCCTGGCCAGCACGCTGATCTTTACCGGTGGCTACGGTGGCCTGGGCGCACGTTTCTCCGAAGCCCAGGTGGGCCGGCGCTATGCGCTGAAACAAGGCGTGCCGGAAAAGGCCATCCTGATTGAATCGGTATCGCGCAACACCCACGAGAACCTGCGCCAGGCCGCGGCATTGATGCAGACCCATGATCTGCACCGCGCCATCGTGGTCAGCGATCCGCTGCACATGGCACGTGCGCTGCGCATCAGCGCGGAATTGGGCATCCCGGCGGTGGGCTCGCCAACGCCGACCACGCGTTTCCGAACGTTTGCCACGCGCTGGCGTTTCCTGCTGGCCGAGGTCTACTTCTTCCATCGCGACCGCCTGCCACAGGCGCGGTGA